The uncultured Desulfatiglans sp. DNA window CCGAGTGCATGCGATTGTTATGCATCTGTAATCGTTTGGCGACGCCATGCGTCAAGGACGCTAGCAACGTCTATTTCCTCAGGCTCCTCATTCCATGTGGAGTAAAACGAAGTATCTTCGCTGTGGGGAGTCGGATTCGGCGGTTCAATTCGAATTCGAGTTGGCATCATCACCGAATCTCCGAGCAATATCCCTTCCCCTCTTCTGAGGGTAGAAAACATGCTCGTGATTCCCCGCACTGAATCGGGTAAAAGGTTCCTCACGTAACTCTGATCGTCGGGATTGGAAAGTCTCAAACACAAGAACGAATTGCATTGTGAAAGGATTGTGGCAGATACCTCACGCGGTCTTTGACTAATGACCGTAAAACTAATTCCGTATTTCCGTCCTTCCTTTGCAATGCGCTCGGCAGACTCCCGTGAAGATCTTGCGTCGGAGTCACTATCGTTCAGGTAGATGTGAGCCTCGTCCGCAAAGACTGCGATTGGGTATGATGTTCCATTTACCCGCCGATACCAGTAAGAGAAATCGAAAAGACATCTGAGAATTAGCGAGATAACTGAATTTCTAACATCGAAAGGTACAGGGCTCAAATCAATTATCACAATTTTCTTTCTGTCAGCTGAAGTCTCTCCAAGAAGTCGTCGGAAGAGATCTTCCATGGATGCGCTTGTTGCATATGTCTGAGGGTGGAAAATGAGATCGTAACGACGGTCGTTTAATCTCGAATCGATTCGCATCAATAGGCGAGTAAACTGCCCGAAAAGTGATCCTTGCCGCTCGCCGCGTTGCCCTGGAACCATTTGGATGTCCAACCTTCTGAACTCATTGAGGATTTCTGCGAAATTGAAGTATACAGGAGTATCGATCGTGATGCGATCAAGTCCGAGTGCCTGATTCTCTGGATGATTGTCCTTAGCCGCTTGAAGCAGTTCCTTGAATTTTGCTATCTGGTTGGGAGCTGCGGACTCGCTACGATCAACCATCAATCCGAGGAGTTCCTCGCTGTTCATTAGCCAATACGGAAGCTCGATATCAGTTCCTGAGATGACATCAGCCTCATTGCCGAATGCCGAGGCGTATTCCCCGTGGAGATCGAATAGCACCACCGTTGATTGTGGAAAGGCGGCAATCTTCTGCAGAAATGAGGCGACCGTCCAGGATTTACCGCCGCCGGTCTGTCCGAGAATAGCCCCGTGCCGAGCCAAGAAAGCATCCAAGTTGATACTGGCCTGTTGGTCTGGAATTAGTGACAAATGGCCAAGAGAGAAATTGCCGTCGGCGTATTGTTGATAAATACTGTCAATAGTCGCCGGTGGTACCGCAAATGCCGACGAGTTTACTGTAGGCAATACATCGGTGCCTCTCTCAAAATTTCCGCCTGCATCCAAAGTTCCCACTGGCACGGCTGAAACCAGCCTTTTGTGTTCTTCGATTATCGCATCACCTTCGGCTTCAGCATTATTAAGCGCTGATTGAAGAGGAGAGCCCTCCTTCATGTCGATAGTCGTGATCATTGCGAGCAGTCGCCCCGACGGCAGACCAACAGAAACAAAAGTGCCGGGCTGACCGATGAGTAAAGGGATTGGCCCTGTATCGCTTGGCAAATTCACGATCATGGTTGGAGGCACGCCCGCTTCGGTTTCCTCCAAGTTTGAGTGATCGGTTAGAGAAATGAAAATGCGTTCGCCAGAAACACCTACGACGCGTCCAATTCTGTAATCATTCATATTTGGTCTTCTCCTTAAGGTTCTATCAGTTGAGCCAGTGCACTGAATTTCCAAAGGCCTGTCCCTGTCCCTGTGTCTTTTTGATCAATGAAACAGTTCGCCGGAAAACCAGCGTGAAATGGTGGAAATTTTTTCAATTCATCGAGACAGTCAGGCTCTTCACCACACAACGCAGTCAGCCGAATCTTTCCGGCATTAAGTTTCGGGAAAATCAGCTGATCATTGATGTGCTTGTCGCCAAAGCTGAATCCACAGGCTACTACAAACTGACAATTCGTGCCGAGTGTTCTAGAAGCCCGAGTGAATAGCCGATCAAATGGTTCTGAAAGAGTGTCCATGACTTTTCTTCGGCGTGGCAGAACAAGTGCTCTTTCTGGCGTGGCGCTCCGTAGGGCGAGACCGCTTTCAAAAACACGGCCTCCTTCCTTTAACCAAGAGACTGAACCATGAAGTTTGATGATGTTAACGTGAAGCTCACACCGGTGCGTGAATCTTGTATTTTCGACAGTTCCTCTTGCTAAATCAAAAACGGTGGGATCGAACACCCGTCGAAGTGGCCCATCAAATCCTGTCTCAATGCGGATGCCGACCTCGCCGGCCGCTAATTCGAAAAGGACATCGTAGTTGGTTGTCAGGATTGTGACGGTTGAGGCGGTTCCATGCGCTCTCTTTTTTAATGCTTCGAGGAAGCGAACATGGTGGGAGAGGTCTGGAGTGGTGATTGACAAGATCGCGTCAACAATCAGTTTGCGGATCTCAGACTCGAGATCTCCATACTTTGAGTCCTGCGTCGTGACGAAGTATTCAGTGACTAAATCGGAAAGGATCTCGATATTGGGAGTTCCTGCAACGGGGTCATAGATAAACGCCTTTGCGTCACATATTTCATCCAACGTTGCTTTTAGGGGCGGACGAAGATTCGAAACGACTGTCTTTGTGAGGTCGCCCATCAAAGGGTAACCCGCCTCCTTAGAAGTCCCGGCACCGAAGAGAAATCCAATCCGGTTTAGACCAGTTTCAATTCCTGGGAATAGCTGCGAGAGGGTCAAGCTCATTTATTACCTCTTTATCGCAAGTCCAAAAGCATTTGCTTCTCGCAAGTTTTTGTCATTAAGCGCCACATATTTTCCTGCATAACGGGCTCTTCAGCGGGCGCGACATTTTGCGCTCCGCTGAAAAAGCAATGTTATCGTGGTCTTTGGCTCATGATGCTTGCATTTCTGCCCAAAGCTCTCGGACATCTTTCGTCTTGAGCGACTTTGAATGAAACAATCTTTCTGCGTCGGCAGCCTCTTGTTCGTCAAAATAATAAAATGTAATTTCGGGAATATGGTCATTGTCGAGTATCTGAGCAAAAAGGTGTCCATCGTTGTTTGGGGACAATCCAACAATCTCCAAGGAACCTGTTATTTCCTTAAGCAAGTTGTGTGGATACTGCTCGCCGTGTTTGAGCTCTGGATGTTTTACTTTCAGTTTTATTGCTTCCTTCAGTCTCTTGACTAATTCATTATTGTCATCCCATTCATCTATTTGTTTCCGAATTGAAGGATCGTTTTCATATGCGTCTGCAAATTTTTCCATGCCGGTATTCGCGAGAGATGCTTCAGTCATTGAGCTTAACTTCAGATCACCGACATAGGACATAAGGCAATTTGAATAAAGATACAGATACTTGGGATCAACCTTTTCACCATCTAGGAGATTATCTTTCAGTTGATTTCTAAAGCTGTTTGGATCATACGTTTCACTCAAAATGCGGAATGAGCCATGAAGATGAAGCACATCCTTATTGTACACTGCGTCCAAGTTACTATCGTAGTTTATCGTAAATAATTGATCGTGTTCATTTAGCCATACTATGAATCGTGGTGGAAAGTACCTGTGAACATTCTCTATTTCCCCGCCACTGTAAATTGCATCAAGGAACATTCGCTTCAGTACACCGCGATTGTTAAAGCGATCTGGATTTCCAATTTTTTGCTTGCTATGAACAAGTTCAAATAGCAGAAAGTAGTCCTCAAATCCAATCTCGTCAACGGAGTAAGAACGCGCAGGCGAGTATCGCCGTTTGAAGTCTTCCAGCGAGGAACGATCGTAGGATGTGTAAACATATTTATCGTACTCGCCACGCAAAGCTCGTGCGTGCTCCCCCTGTAGAGCCACCACGAAATCGGCGCATTCCTTCGGATAGAGATGAGTAGGAAAACGCCCGCTGCGGATGTTTTCAAGAGCTCGATTCACAATACTGGAATTAAGATATGCCGCTCCACCGTACTGTATTATTACGCCATTTCCAATAAGTAGGTTTCGCATTTTTAAAGCTCCAGTCGGTTGTTAAAACTTCTAGCACGATAACTTTATATTCGACGTCTCAATTGAAGCCGCGAAAAACCTCGATTTGGCTGCCTATTGGTTTTAGGTGACTGATGTGTCGTATAAACCGATCCTGAGGGGATCTACGCTTCAAATTTGACGCAATTGGATCTTGATATTCACAAATTATAGCTGCATATATAACTGTAAGTTTTTTGAGCGCGGCAAGATTTAGAGCATTGCCCCCACCTCGGATCGCCATTTCCCGATCGTTCCGCCTTTTCAAGTGCCCCCCCTTCCGCCCCGCCGCCAAGTTGATCCACTCGGGTACATACGAAGGGTGCCGGACGTCCGGCGCCAACTAAGGCCGCCCTACTGAAAGGCCCTTGTCGGAACCCGCGGGTAAACATCCCGGGAGAAATGCCATGGAAAAGCCGAAACTTCTCGACCAGGTCCGGGCTGCGCTTCGTGTCCGGCACATGAGCTATCGCACCGAACAGACTTACGTCCATTGGATCAAGCGGTTCATTTTCTTCCATAACCGGAAGCACCCACTGGAAATGGGAGAAGCCCAGGTCAGAGCTTTCCTGAGCTATCTGGCTGTGGAAAAAAGGGTGGCAGCCTCCACCCAGAATCAGGCGTTCTGCGCCCTCCTGTTCCTTTACCGCAACGTGCTCAAGAAAAACCTCGGCTGGATCGACGACATCGAACGGACCAAAAGCCCCCGCCGGCTTCCGGTCGTCTTCACACGGAACGAGGTTAGGGCCATTCTCGCCCGCCTCGACGGAGTCCTTTGGATCATGGCGGCCCTTCTCTATGGGTCCTGGGTTGCGGTTGATGGAATGCCTCCGACTTAGGGTCAAAGACGTCGACTTCACCTATGGCTAGATCACCGTCCGGGACGGTAAGGGGCAGAAGGACCGGGTCACCATGCTCCCGGAGCCGGTTGGGAAGCCCCTTCAGCGGCACCTCGAAAAGGTGCGGCTCATCCACGGGACTGACCTCGATAACGGTTTTGGAAGGGTCAATCTCCCCTTCGCACTGGCCAGGAAATACCCCAACGCCCCGCGCGAGTGGGGCTGGCAGTATGTGTTTCCAGCCTCCAAACTGTGCAGAGACCCCAGGACATCCGCT harbors:
- a CDS encoding conserved hypothetical protein (Evidence 4 : Unknown function but conserved in other organisms) produces the protein MSLTLSQLFPGIETGLNRIGFLFGAGTSKEAGYPLMGDLTKTVVSNLRPPLKATLDEICDAKAFIYDPVAGTPNIEILSDLVTEYFVTTQDSKYGDLESEIRKLIVDAILSITTPDLSHHVRFLEALKKRAHGTASTVTILTTNYDVLFELAAGEVGIRIETGFDGPLRRVFDPTVFDLARGTVENTRFTHRCELHVNIIKLHGSVSWLKEGGRVFESGLALRSATPERALVLPRRRKVMDTLSEPFDRLFTRASRTLGTNCQFVVACGFSFGDKHINDQLIFPKLNAGKIRLTALCGEEPDCLDELKKFPPFHAGFPANCFIDQKDTGTGTGLWKFSALAQLIEP
- a CDS encoding conserved hypothetical protein (Evidence 4 : Unknown function but conserved in other organisms), translating into MNDYRIGRVVGVSGERIFISLTDHSNLEETEAGVPPTMIVNLPSDTGPIPLLIGQPGTFVSVGLPSGRLLAMITTIDMKEGSPLQSALNNAEAEGDAIIEEHKRLVSAVPVGTLDAGGNFERGTDVLPTVNSSAFAVPPATIDSIYQQYADGNFSLGHLSLIPDQQASINLDAFLARHGAILGQTGGGKSWTVASFLQKIAAFPQSTVVLFDLHGEYASAFGNEADVISGTDIELPYWLMNSEELLGLMVDRSESAAPNQIAKFKELLQAAKDNHPENQALGLDRITIDTPVYFNFAEILNEFRRLDIQMVPGQRGERQGSLFGQFTRLLMRIDSRLNDRRYDLIFHPQTYATSASMEDLFRRLLGETSADRKKIVIIDLSPVPFDVRNSVISLILRCLFDFSYWYRRVNGTSYPIAVFADEAHIYLNDSDSDARSSRESAERIAKEGRKYGISFTVISQRPREVSATILSQCNSFLCLRLSNPDDQSYVRNLLPDSVRGITSMFSTLRRGEGILLGDSVMMPTRIRIEPPNPTPHSEDTSFYSTWNEEPEEIDVASVLDAWRRQTITDA
- a CDS encoding hypothetical protein (Evidence 5 : Unknown function), with amino-acid sequence MAPDVRHPSYVPEWINLAAGRKGGHLKRRNDREMAIRGGGNALNLAALKKLTVIYAAIICEYQDPIASNLKRRSPQDRFIRHISHLKPIGSQIEVFRGFN
- a CDS encoding conserved hypothetical protein (Evidence 4 : Unknown function but conserved in other organisms), whose amino-acid sequence is MRNLLIGNGVIIQYGGAAYLNSSIVNRALENIRSGRFPTHLYPKECADFVVALQGEHARALRGEYDKYVYTSYDRSSLEDFKRRYSPARSYSVDEIGFEDYFLLFELVHSKQKIGNPDRFNNRGVLKRMFLDAIYSGGEIENVHRYFPPRFIVWLNEHDQLFTINYDSNLDAVYNKDVLHLHGSFRILSETYDPNSFRNQLKDNLLDGEKVDPKYLYLYSNCLMSYVGDLKLSSMTEASLANTGMEKFADAYENDPSIRKQIDEWDDNNELVKRLKEAIKLKVKHPELKHGEQYPHNLLKEITGSLEIVGLSPNNDGHLFAQILDNDHIPEITFYYFDEQEAADAERLFHSKSLKTKDVRELWAEMQAS
- a CDS encoding Integrase/recombinase (fragment) encodes the protein MEKPKLLDQVRAALRVRHMSYRTEQTYVHWIKRFIFFHNRKHPLEMGEAQVRAFLSYLAVEKRVAASTQNQAFCALLFLYRNVLKKNLGWIDDIERTKSPRRLPVVFTRNEVRAILARLDGVLWIMAALLYGSWVAVDGMPPT
- a CDS encoding hypothetical protein (Evidence 5 : Unknown function); protein product: MCAEKGALKHEGTSFPTVVEIPHTHRVSIQRAFDRFPSFVEYMRTDHRCADISVTQQFLDRSNSVAIFEQVGGETVPERMAASVFNDTGLPDRRFDSALQARFMQMMACDSGCPGVSAQFGGWKHILPAPLARGVGVFPGQCEGEIDPSKTVIEVSPVDEPHLFEVPLKGLPNRLREHGDPVLLPLTVPDGDLAIGEVDVFDPKSEAFHQPQPRTHREGPP